A genomic segment from Bacillus cereus G9842 encodes:
- a CDS encoding BrxA/BrxB family bacilliredoxin, with the protein MNDVVRQAREEIVSAGYTELTTPEAVEEAFKRNGTTLVMVNSVCGCAGGIARPAAAHSVHYDKRPNHLVTVFAGQDKEATARAREYFEGYPPSSPSFALLKDGKIVTMVERHEIEGHEPMQVIAKLQSYFEENCEEL; encoded by the coding sequence ATGAATGATGTTGTCCGCCAAGCGCGTGAAGAGATTGTCTCTGCTGGATATACAGAATTGACGACGCCAGAAGCGGTAGAAGAAGCGTTTAAAAGAAATGGAACAACACTTGTAATGGTAAACTCTGTATGTGGTTGTGCAGGTGGTATCGCTCGTCCTGCTGCTGCGCATTCCGTACATTATGATAAACGTCCTAACCACCTTGTAACGGTGTTTGCAGGTCAAGATAAAGAAGCGACAGCAAGAGCGCGTGAATATTTCGAAGGGTACCCACCTTCTTCTCCATCATTTGCTTTATTAAAAGATGGAAAAATTGTAACGATGGTAGAGCGTCATGAAATTGAAGGTCATGAACCGATGCAAGTTATTGCAAAACTACAATCGTATTTCGAAGAGAATTGTGAAGAACTATAA
- a CDS encoding YjdF family protein produces the protein MELTVYHDGQFFVGIITCKEQGKLYGARYIFGAEPSDEEVLMFVNGSLLEHFQHFAKCGVEVKEKQRPKNIKRIIRQTAKETNVKRFTKAQEAISLSYELHKQEKKVQSKEKREAEKERRRLIKVQKAKQKHRGH, from the coding sequence ATGGAGTTGACAGTATATCATGATGGCCAATTTTTTGTTGGAATTATTACATGCAAAGAACAAGGGAAATTGTATGGAGCGAGGTATATTTTTGGAGCGGAACCGTCAGATGAAGAAGTGCTTATGTTTGTGAATGGTTCACTTTTAGAGCATTTTCAGCATTTTGCAAAATGTGGTGTAGAAGTTAAAGAAAAACAGCGTCCTAAAAATATAAAGCGTATCATACGACAAACAGCAAAAGAAACAAATGTTAAACGTTTTACTAAGGCGCAAGAGGCGATTAGTTTATCTTATGAATTGCATAAACAAGAAAAGAAAGTGCAGTCTAAGGAGAAGCGAGAAGCTGAAAAAGAAAGAAGACGTTTAATTAAAGTACAAAAAGCAAAGCAAAAACATCGTGGTCATTAA
- a CDS encoding NUDIX hydrolase, which yields MGYVEELRKIVGHRPLILVGAVVLVINENGYVLLQQRTEPYGKWGLPGGLMELSESPEETAYREVYEETGIKVKNLRLINVFSGANYFTKLANGDEFQSVTTAYYTDEYEGDFVMNKEEAVQLKFFSVTELPDYIVGSHKKMIAEYMKIMEKKI from the coding sequence GTGGGATATGTAGAAGAATTACGAAAAATAGTTGGTCATCGCCCTTTAATTTTAGTTGGTGCTGTTGTACTCGTTATAAATGAAAATGGTTATGTTTTATTGCAGCAGCGGACAGAGCCGTACGGAAAATGGGGGCTACCTGGCGGGCTAATGGAGCTTAGTGAATCACCAGAAGAAACAGCTTATCGTGAAGTATATGAAGAGACAGGAATAAAAGTCAAGAACTTGCGACTAATCAATGTATTTTCTGGAGCGAACTACTTTACAAAATTAGCAAACGGTGATGAATTTCAATCTGTAACAACCGCCTATTATACGGATGAATACGAAGGGGATTTTGTTATGAATAAAGAAGAAGCAGTTCAGCTTAAATTCTTTTCAGTAACAGAACTACCTGACTATATTGTGGGATCGCATAAAAAAATGATTGCTGAATATATGAAGATTATGGAAAAAAAGATATAA
- a CDS encoding DUF421 domain-containing protein has translation MHMHIFEGARHLSTSEWVIRAIIAYIFLILVAKAMGQRSIAQLRFLDVVLVLLLGGNISNALSDEKVGLLGSMITTFILVVLHIISSVLMLKWDRWRRFLEPAPIILIHNGSIDFSNLKKARITAEYLFSELRMRNVSDIQTVKLALWEASGVVSIFQYPEYEAASRRDLKVAGRRSPVSFILVKNGRIQQDVLALIGKPEEWAKEFLEKSAEIESIMLATVDESHKINILLKK, from the coding sequence ATGCATATGCATATTTTTGAAGGAGCACGGCATCTTTCTACTAGTGAATGGGTTATTCGGGCTATTATAGCATACATATTTTTAATATTAGTTGCGAAAGCGATGGGGCAAAGGTCTATCGCACAACTTCGTTTTTTAGATGTTGTATTAGTGTTATTGCTTGGTGGGAATATTTCTAACGCATTGTCTGATGAAAAAGTAGGGTTACTGGGCTCGATGATTACAACGTTCATACTCGTTGTACTTCATATTATAAGCTCAGTTTTAATGCTGAAATGGGATAGATGGAGACGCTTTTTAGAGCCAGCACCTATCATTCTTATACACAATGGTTCCATTGATTTTAGCAATTTGAAAAAGGCGAGAATTACGGCGGAATATTTATTTTCGGAACTTCGCATGCGAAATGTGAGCGATATTCAAACGGTTAAATTAGCATTATGGGAAGCGAGTGGCGTTGTTTCTATATTTCAGTATCCAGAATATGAAGCAGCTTCTCGGCGGGATCTAAAAGTGGCGGGGAGAAGGTCTCCAGTTTCTTTCATTTTAGTGAAAAATGGAAGGATTCAACAGGACGTTCTCGCTTTAATAGGAAAACCAGAAGAGTGGGCAAAAGAGTTTTTAGAGAAGAGTGCGGAAATTGAATCCATTATGTTAGCTACAGTAGATGAATCACATAAAATAAATATTTTGTTAAAAAAATGA
- a CDS encoding FtsW/RodA/SpoVE family cell cycle protein: MKRSTEFLKSLDVKLILILCALCVTSIAAIYSSQQTGQYGAANFAMKQGINYIIGVVLLLLIASIDLDQLQKLSWPLYIAGFASLILLKVLPPSGFTPEKLGAKRWFVFPVFGQIQPSEFFKIALLLVVASIAVKHNAQYMARTFQTDLKLVGKIMLVSLPPMAVVYSQPDTGMVFLYAAAIACILFMSGIQKKLIALCTVIPLTILSALIFIFFKYQDFFYNNLVTLLKPHQQSRIVGWLNPFENADQGYQTQQSILAVGSGGMEGKGFGGGSVYIPEKHTDFIFATIAEEGGFIVAALVVFLFLLLLYRTIIIGYSADNLFGTLLCAGSIGILTVQIFQNIGMIVGLMPVKGIALPFLSYGGSSLFSNMIMMGLILSVRKTYKKYMFSVK, encoded by the coding sequence ATGAAAAGAAGTACCGAGTTTCTAAAAAGTTTAGATGTAAAATTAATTTTAATTTTGTGTGCACTATGTGTGACGAGTATAGCTGCTATATATAGCAGTCAGCAAACGGGACAGTATGGAGCTGCAAACTTTGCTATGAAGCAGGGGATTAACTACATAATTGGGGTTGTATTGTTACTTCTTATTGCTAGCATTGACTTAGATCAGTTGCAAAAATTGTCTTGGCCGCTTTATATTGCTGGGTTTGCTTCACTTATTCTTTTGAAAGTATTACCACCATCAGGTTTTACACCTGAAAAATTAGGTGCAAAAAGATGGTTTGTTTTCCCAGTATTTGGACAAATTCAGCCGTCTGAGTTTTTCAAAATTGCATTGCTTCTTGTAGTAGCAAGTATAGCAGTGAAACATAATGCACAGTATATGGCAAGGACATTCCAAACAGATTTAAAGCTAGTAGGTAAAATTATGCTAGTGTCACTTCCGCCTATGGCGGTTGTATATAGTCAACCGGATACAGGTATGGTGTTCTTATATGCTGCTGCAATTGCATGTATTTTATTTATGTCGGGTATACAAAAGAAATTGATAGCATTATGTACAGTTATTCCGTTGACCATATTATCTGCTTTAATATTTATTTTCTTTAAGTATCAAGATTTTTTCTATAATAATTTAGTTACTTTACTAAAACCTCACCAACAGTCGCGTATTGTAGGTTGGTTAAATCCATTTGAAAATGCAGATCAAGGTTACCAAACGCAACAATCGATTTTAGCTGTAGGTAGTGGAGGAATGGAAGGTAAAGGGTTTGGGGGAGGAAGCGTCTATATCCCAGAGAAGCATACTGACTTTATTTTCGCTACAATTGCCGAAGAAGGTGGGTTTATCGTAGCAGCGTTAGTTGTCTTCTTGTTCCTATTACTACTATATCGAACAATTATTATTGGTTATTCCGCTGATAATTTATTTGGTACATTATTATGCGCTGGATCGATTGGTATATTAACAGTTCAAATATTCCAAAACATCGGTATGATCGTTGGATTAATGCCTGTAAAAGGGATTGCATTACCTTTCTTATCGTATGGGGGAAGTTCCTTATTCTCGAATATGATTATGATGGGGCTCATACTATCGGTACGGAAAACTTATAAAAAATATATGTTTTCAGTTAAGTAA
- a CDS encoding dihydrolipoamide acetyltransferase family protein, with translation MAVENITMPQLGESVTEGTISKWLVNVGDHVNKYDPLAEVMTDKVNAEVPSSFTGIVKELIAGEGDTLAVGEVVCVIQVEGADEVAATAVEEKTKEEPKAAAITPEKAPKVKQPTDGKPRFSPAVLKLAGEHNVDLDLVEGMGANGRITRKDILKLVESGNIPQAGAAKKDEAVAAVVEARPEAPKAAPVAQKVEAAKPVSVPTMPGDIEIPVTGVRKAIAANMLRSKHEAPHAWMMIEVDVTNLVSYRNSIKGDFKKREGFNLTFFAFFVKAVAQALKEYPQINSMWAGDKIVQKKDINLSIAVATEEELFVPVIKQADEKTIKGIAREITELAGKVRTKSLKADEMQGGTFTINNTGSFGSVQSMGIINYPQAAILQVESIVKRPVIMDNGMFGARDMVNLCLSLDHRVLDGLICGKFLGRVKEILENMSENNTSVY, from the coding sequence ATGGCTGTAGAAAATATTACAATGCCTCAGCTCGGGGAGAGCGTTACAGAGGGCACAATTAGTAAATGGCTCGTTAATGTTGGCGATCACGTAAACAAGTATGATCCGCTTGCAGAAGTAATGACTGATAAAGTAAATGCTGAAGTACCATCTTCTTTCACTGGTATTGTGAAAGAGTTAATCGCTGGTGAAGGTGATACGTTAGCTGTAGGTGAAGTAGTTTGTGTGATTCAAGTAGAAGGCGCAGACGAAGTAGCAGCAACAGCTGTTGAGGAAAAAACGAAAGAAGAACCAAAGGCAGCAGCAATTACGCCTGAAAAAGCACCGAAAGTAAAACAACCAACTGATGGAAAACCACGTTTTTCACCAGCTGTGTTAAAACTTGCGGGTGAGCATAACGTTGATTTAGATCTAGTAGAGGGTATGGGAGCAAACGGCCGTATCACTCGTAAAGATATTTTAAAGCTAGTGGAATCTGGAAATATTCCGCAAGCAGGTGCGGCGAAGAAAGATGAAGCTGTAGCGGCGGTAGTAGAAGCTCGCCCAGAAGCACCAAAAGCAGCACCAGTAGCGCAAAAAGTAGAAGCTGCGAAACCAGTTTCTGTACCTACAATGCCTGGAGATATCGAAATTCCAGTCACAGGTGTGCGTAAAGCAATCGCAGCAAACATGTTACGTAGTAAACACGAAGCACCACATGCTTGGATGATGATTGAAGTAGATGTGACAAACCTTGTGTCATACCGTAACTCAATTAAAGGTGACTTTAAGAAGCGTGAAGGCTTTAACTTAACGTTCTTTGCTTTCTTCGTAAAAGCAGTAGCACAAGCGTTAAAAGAGTATCCTCAAATTAATTCAATGTGGGCTGGCGATAAAATTGTTCAGAAGAAAGATATTAACCTTTCTATCGCTGTTGCAACAGAGGAAGAACTATTTGTACCAGTAATTAAGCAAGCGGACGAGAAAACAATTAAAGGTATCGCTCGTGAAATTACAGAACTTGCAGGAAAAGTACGCACGAAATCGCTAAAAGCAGACGAAATGCAAGGTGGAACATTTACAATTAATAACACAGGATCATTCGGTTCTGTTCAATCTATGGGTATTATTAATTACCCACAAGCGGCTATTTTACAAGTTGAATCAATTGTAAAACGCCCAGTAATTATGGATAATGGTATGTTCGGTGCTCGTGACATGGTTAACTTATGTTTATCACTTGATCACCGCGTACTTGATGGTTTAATCTGTGGTAAGTTCTTAGGACGTGTTAAAGAAATTTTAGAAAACATGTCAGAAAACAATACATCTGTATATTAA
- the bfmBAB gene encoding 3-methyl-2-oxobutanoate dehydrogenase subunit beta yields MAVMSYIDAITLAMREEMERDEKVFVLGEDVGKKGGVFKATHGLYDQFGEERALDAPLAESAIAGVAIGAAMYGMRPIAEMQFADFIMPAVNQIVSEAAKIRYRSNNDWTCPVTIRAPFGGGVHGALYHSQSVEAMFANQPGLKIVIPSTPYDAKGLLKAAIRDEDPVLFFEHKRAYRLIKGEVPEDDYVLPIGKADVKREGDDITVITYGLCVHFALQAAEKLAQDGISAHILDLRTVYPLDKEAIIEAASKTGKVLLVTEDNKEGSIMSEVAAIIAENCLFDLDAPIARLAGPDVPAMPYAPTMEKFFMVNPDKVEKAMRELAEF; encoded by the coding sequence ATGGCTGTAATGTCTTATATTGATGCTATTACATTAGCAATGCGCGAAGAAATGGAACGCGATGAGAAAGTATTCGTTTTAGGAGAAGATGTTGGTAAAAAAGGTGGCGTGTTTAAAGCGACACACGGTTTGTATGATCAATTTGGTGAAGAGCGTGCGCTTGATGCACCGCTTGCAGAATCTGCAATTGCTGGGGTAGCAATTGGTGCAGCAATGTATGGTATGCGTCCAATCGCTGAAATGCAGTTTGCTGATTTCATCATGCCAGCAGTAAACCAAATTGTTTCTGAGGCAGCAAAAATTCGTTATCGTTCTAATAATGATTGGACTTGTCCAGTTACAATCCGTGCACCATTTGGCGGGGGTGTTCACGGTGCATTGTATCATTCACAATCTGTAGAAGCGATGTTTGCAAACCAACCAGGTTTAAAAATCGTTATCCCTTCTACACCATATGATGCAAAAGGCTTATTAAAAGCAGCCATTCGTGATGAAGATCCAGTATTATTCTTCGAACATAAACGTGCATATCGTTTAATTAAAGGTGAAGTGCCGGAGGATGACTACGTATTACCAATCGGAAAAGCAGATGTAAAACGTGAAGGTGATGATATTACAGTTATCACATACGGATTATGTGTTCATTTTGCTCTTCAAGCAGCTGAAAAGTTAGCACAAGATGGCATCTCTGCACACATTCTTGATTTACGTACTGTATATCCATTAGATAAAGAAGCAATCATTGAAGCAGCTTCTAAAACAGGTAAAGTTCTTCTTGTAACAGAAGACAATAAAGAAGGAAGCATTATGAGTGAAGTGGCAGCAATTATTGCTGAAAACTGTCTATTTGATTTAGATGCGCCAATCGCACGTCTTGCAGGTCCAGACGTTCCAGCAATGCCATATGCACCAACAATGGAAAAATTCTTTATGGTAAATCCAGATAAAGTTGAAAAAGCAATGCGTGAACTTGCGGAATTTTAA
- the bfmBAA gene encoding 3-methyl-2-oxobutanoate dehydrogenase subunit alpha encodes MAEVKEKRHEELGLSDEQVLEMFRTMLLARKIDERMWLLNRAGKIPFVISCQGQEAAQVGAAFALDREKDYALPYYRDMGVVLAFGMTAKELMLSAFAKAGDPNSGGRQMPGHFGQKKNRIVTGSSPVTTQVPHAVGIALAGKMEKKDLVTFVTFGEGSSNQGDFHEGANFAGVHKLPVIFMCENNKYAISIPVEKQLACKNVSDRAIGYGMPGYTIDGNDPLAVYKAVKEAADRGRRGEGPTLIETVSYRLTAHSSDDDDRVYRDKEEVEEAKKKDSIITFAAYLKEAGVLTEESEKQMLDEIMHIVNEATEYAENAPYAAPEDALKHVYAE; translated from the coding sequence ATGGCAGAAGTAAAAGAAAAGCGCCATGAAGAGCTTGGCTTAAGTGATGAGCAAGTATTAGAAATGTTCCGTACGATGTTACTTGCACGTAAAATCGACGAACGTATGTGGTTATTAAACCGCGCTGGTAAAATTCCATTCGTAATTTCTTGTCAAGGACAAGAGGCTGCACAAGTTGGAGCGGCGTTCGCTCTTGATAGAGAGAAAGATTATGCATTACCATACTATCGTGATATGGGTGTTGTACTAGCATTTGGTATGACAGCTAAAGAGCTTATGTTGTCTGCTTTCGCGAAAGCTGGAGATCCAAACTCTGGTGGTCGTCAAATGCCTGGTCACTTCGGTCAAAAGAAAAATCGTATTGTTACAGGTTCATCTCCAGTAACAACGCAAGTACCACATGCAGTTGGTATTGCACTAGCTGGAAAAATGGAGAAGAAAGATTTAGTAACGTTCGTTACATTTGGAGAAGGTTCTTCAAACCAAGGTGACTTCCATGAAGGGGCAAACTTTGCTGGTGTACACAAACTACCTGTTATTTTTATGTGTGAAAATAACAAATATGCAATCTCTATTCCGGTTGAAAAACAATTAGCATGTAAAAACGTATCAGATCGTGCAATTGGTTATGGTATGCCTGGATATACAATAGACGGAAACGATCCGCTTGCAGTATATAAAGCTGTAAAAGAAGCAGCAGATCGCGGTCGTCGTGGTGAAGGCCCAACTTTAATTGAAACAGTATCATATCGTTTAACAGCACATTCTAGTGACGATGATGATCGTGTTTATCGTGATAAAGAAGAAGTAGAAGAAGCAAAGAAAAAAGATTCAATTATAACATTCGCGGCTTATTTAAAAGAAGCTGGTGTGTTAACTGAGGAATCGGAAAAACAAATGTTAGACGAAATTATGCATATCGTAAATGAAGCAACAGAATATGCAGAAAATGCTCCGTATGCAGCACCTGAAGATGCATTGAAGCACGTATACGCAGAATAG
- the lpdA gene encoding dihydrolipoyl dehydrogenase has translation MAKEYDLVIVGGGTGGYVAAIRASQLGLKTALVEKENLGGTCLHKGCIPSKALLRSAEVYATAKKSEEFGVIASNVELNFAKVQERKEKIVTQLHKGVQHLMKQGKIDVFEGIGRILGPSIFSPMPGTISVELASGEENEMLIPKNVLVATGSRPNSLPGLELDGEYVMSSDHALKMETLPSSIIIVGGGVIGIEWASMLADFGVEVTVLEYAKTILPLEDQDVSKEMQRLFKKKGIKVVTGAKVLPETLVKDNGVTIQAEHNGENKEFKAEKMLVSVGRQANTQNIGLENTDIVVEKGYIQTNEFYQTKESHIYAIGDVIGGLQLAHVASHEGIAAVEHIAGKEVTPIDYSMVSKCVYSSPEVASVGLTEQEAKEKGYKLKVGKFSFRAIGKALVYGESDGFVKLVVDEETNDILGVHMIGPHVTDMISEAGLARVLDATPWEVAHTIHPHPSLSEAIGEAALAVDGRALHA, from the coding sequence ATGGCAAAAGAATATGATTTAGTCATCGTTGGCGGCGGTACTGGTGGATATGTTGCTGCAATTCGTGCATCACAATTAGGATTAAAAACAGCACTAGTCGAAAAAGAAAATCTTGGTGGTACTTGTTTACACAAAGGATGTATTCCTAGTAAAGCTCTTTTACGTAGTGCGGAAGTATATGCAACTGCTAAAAAAAGCGAAGAGTTCGGAGTTATTGCAAGCAATGTAGAACTAAACTTTGCGAAAGTACAAGAGCGTAAAGAGAAGATTGTAACGCAGCTTCATAAAGGCGTTCAACATTTAATGAAACAAGGTAAAATTGATGTGTTTGAAGGTATTGGTCGTATTCTTGGCCCGTCTATTTTCTCTCCTATGCCAGGGACAATTTCAGTTGAACTTGCAAGTGGAGAAGAGAATGAAATGTTAATTCCAAAAAATGTACTTGTTGCAACAGGTTCTCGTCCAAATTCATTACCAGGTTTAGAATTAGATGGAGAATACGTAATGTCTTCGGATCATGCCCTAAAAATGGAAACGCTTCCTAGTTCGATTATTATCGTTGGTGGCGGTGTAATCGGTATTGAGTGGGCATCTATGCTTGCTGACTTCGGTGTAGAAGTTACAGTATTAGAGTATGCAAAAACGATATTACCACTAGAAGATCAAGACGTTTCAAAAGAAATGCAACGTCTATTCAAGAAAAAAGGTATTAAAGTGGTAACTGGTGCAAAAGTATTACCAGAAACATTGGTAAAAGATAATGGAGTAACAATCCAAGCTGAACATAACGGTGAGAATAAAGAATTTAAAGCTGAAAAAATGCTTGTATCTGTTGGAAGACAAGCGAATACGCAAAATATTGGCTTAGAGAACACAGATATCGTTGTGGAAAAAGGATACATTCAAACAAATGAGTTTTATCAAACGAAAGAATCGCATATTTACGCAATTGGAGATGTAATCGGTGGTTTGCAACTTGCTCACGTTGCTTCTCATGAAGGAATTGCTGCAGTAGAACATATTGCAGGGAAAGAAGTTACACCAATTGATTACTCTATGGTATCAAAATGCGTATATAGCAGTCCAGAAGTTGCTTCTGTTGGCTTAACAGAACAAGAAGCGAAAGAAAAAGGCTATAAGTTAAAAGTAGGTAAGTTCTCATTCCGCGCAATCGGAAAAGCACTTGTATACGGAGAATCAGATGGTTTCGTAAAACTTGTAGTTGATGAAGAGACAAATGACATTCTTGGTGTTCATATGATTGGACCACATGTAACAGATATGATTTCTGAAGCTGGTCTTGCAAGAGTACTTGATGCAACACCTTGGGAAGTAGCACATACAATTCATCCGCATCCATCATTATCTGAGGCGATTGGTGAAGCAGCACTTGCTGTAGATGGAAGAGCGTTACACGCATAA
- the buk gene encoding butyrate kinase, which translates to MSVNRILVINPGSTSTKIGVFDNERPVLEETIRHDVEQIGKYKRIIDQYEFRKETILEVLHSHGINISKLNAVCGRGGLLRPIEGGTYTVNDAMLEDLKNGFSGHHASNLGGILAYEIASGLNIPAFIVDPVVVDEMEPVARISGIAGMERKSIFHALNQKAVARKVAEQLNHKYEDLNLLVTHMGGGITVGAHKKGRVVDVNNGLNGEGPFSPERAGTVPVGQLVEMCFSGEYYRDEMIKKLVGQGGLVSLIGTNDAIKVEKMVEKGDPEATLIYKAMAYQVAKEIGGASAVLHGKIDAIVLTGGLAYSKILVDEIKERVDWIADVIVHPGEDELEALAEGALRVLREEEAPKEYVVREKETVARG; encoded by the coding sequence TTGTCTGTAAATCGAATTCTTGTTATTAACCCAGGTAGTACATCCACAAAAATTGGTGTTTTTGATAATGAAAGACCCGTTCTAGAAGAAACGATTCGTCATGACGTAGAACAGATTGGAAAATATAAGCGAATTATCGACCAATATGAGTTTCGAAAAGAAACGATTTTAGAAGTTCTACATTCTCATGGTATTAACATTTCAAAATTAAACGCTGTTTGTGGACGTGGTGGATTACTTCGTCCAATCGAAGGCGGTACTTATACAGTAAACGATGCGATGTTAGAAGATTTGAAAAATGGCTTTAGCGGTCATCACGCTTCAAACCTTGGAGGCATTTTGGCATATGAAATTGCTTCTGGATTAAATATCCCTGCATTCATTGTGGATCCTGTCGTTGTAGATGAGATGGAGCCGGTTGCTCGTATAAGTGGCATTGCTGGTATGGAACGCAAAAGTATCTTCCATGCATTAAATCAAAAAGCAGTTGCTCGTAAAGTAGCTGAACAGTTAAATCACAAATACGAGGATTTAAATTTATTAGTTACACATATGGGCGGTGGCATTACAGTTGGTGCTCATAAAAAAGGAAGAGTAGTCGATGTGAATAACGGTTTAAACGGAGAAGGACCATTTAGTCCAGAGCGCGCTGGTACAGTACCAGTAGGGCAACTAGTAGAAATGTGTTTCTCTGGTGAGTATTACCGTGATGAAATGATTAAAAAACTTGTCGGACAAGGTGGACTTGTAAGTTTAATCGGTACAAATGATGCGATTAAAGTAGAGAAAATGGTTGAAAAAGGTGATCCTGAAGCAACTCTTATTTATAAGGCAATGGCATATCAAGTTGCAAAAGAGATTGGCGGAGCTAGCGCTGTACTTCACGGGAAAATCGATGCAATCGTATTAACTGGTGGACTGGCATACAGTAAAATTCTTGTCGATGAAATAAAAGAGCGAGTGGACTGGATTGCAGATGTTATCGTACATCCAGGCGAAGATGAGTTAGAAGCGTTAGCAGAAGGAGCACTTCGTGTGTTACGTGAAGAAGAAGCTCCAAAAGAATACGTTGTACGTGAAAAAGAAACGGTAGCTAGGGGTTGA
- a CDS encoding leucine dehydrogenase — MTLEIFEYLEKYDYEQVVFCQDKESGLKAIIAIHDTTLGPALGGTRMWTYDSEEAAIEDALRLAKGMTYKNAAAGLNLGGAKTVIIGDPRKDKSEAMFRALGRYIQGLNGRYITAEDVGTTVDDMDIIHEETDFVTGISPSFGSSGNPSPVTAYGVYRGMKAAAKEAFGTDNLEGKVIAVQGVGNVAYHLCKHLHAEGAKLIVTDINKEAVQRAVEEFGASAVEPNEIYGVECDIYAPCALGATVNDETIPQLKAKVIAGSANNQLKEDRHGDIIHEMGIVYAPDYVINAGGVINVADELYGYNRERALKRVESIYDTIAKVIEISKRDGIATYVAADRLAEERIASLKNSRSTYLRNGHDIISRR; from the coding sequence ATGACATTAGAAATCTTCGAATACTTAGAAAAATATGATTATGAGCAAGTGGTATTTTGTCAAGATAAAGAATCTGGTTTAAAAGCAATTATTGCAATTCATGATACAACACTTGGACCGGCTCTTGGTGGAACAAGAATGTGGACATATGATTCTGAAGAAGCGGCGATTGAAGATGCATTGCGTCTTGCAAAAGGGATGACATACAAAAACGCAGCAGCTGGTTTAAACTTAGGTGGTGCGAAAACAGTAATTATCGGTGATCCTCGTAAAGATAAGAGTGAAGCAATGTTCCGTGCACTAGGACGTTATATCCAAGGACTAAACGGACGATACATTACAGCTGAAGATGTTGGTACAACAGTAGATGATATGGATATTATCCACGAAGAAACTGACTTTGTAACAGGTATCTCACCATCATTCGGTTCTTCTGGTAACCCATCTCCAGTAACTGCATACGGTGTTTATCGTGGTATGAAAGCAGCTGCAAAAGAAGCTTTCGGTACTGACAATTTAGAAGGAAAAGTAATTGCTGTTCAAGGCGTTGGTAACGTAGCATATCATCTATGCAAACATTTACACGCTGAAGGAGCAAAATTAATCGTTACAGATATTAATAAAGAAGCTGTACAACGTGCTGTAGAAGAATTCGGTGCATCAGCAGTTGAACCAAATGAAATTTACGGTGTTGAATGCGATATTTACGCACCATGTGCATTAGGCGCAACAGTTAATGATGAAACTATTCCACAACTTAAAGCAAAAGTAATCGCAGGTTCTGCAAATAACCAATTAAAAGAAGATCGTCACGGTGACATCATTCATGAAATGGGTATTGTATACGCACCAGATTATGTAATTAATGCAGGTGGCGTAATTAACGTAGCAGACGAATTATATGGATACAATAGAGAACGTGCACTAAAACGTGTTGAGTCTATTTATGACACGATTGCAAAAGTAATCGAAATTTCAAAACGCGATGGCATAGCAACTTATGTAGCGGCAGATCGTCTAGCTGAAGAGCGCATTGCAAGCTTGAAAAATTCTCGTAGCACTTACTTACGCAACGGTCACGATATTATTAGCCGTCGCTAA